The proteins below are encoded in one region of Haladaptatus sp. R4:
- a CDS encoding serine hydrolase: MRPDTPSIETRDELAGYVERYDDEIEGELGVFLGFPTDDGEFDVVYARDETRVFQSASTIKLPVLYALYERYDGQLDELDRPCPLSSENRVGGSGLLHLLDATPTLEDLAAAMISVSDNAATNQLIDHLGIESVNDEAARLGMERTRLARKMMATLEETDFEEFDVDIPDDEPTNATTPLDCARFFADFVRRRTLSTEAYERMRVPLSAQKDTSMIPRYLPYETEIAHKTGWLPTAALDTGVLSVPDRNEPLVFSVFIDGVGSVDGENGDARQNGADAADAIAEIGDAVFTWLG, encoded by the coding sequence ATGCGCCCTGACACGCCCAGCATCGAAACGCGCGACGAACTGGCGGGATACGTCGAGCGATACGACGACGAAATCGAGGGCGAACTCGGCGTCTTCCTCGGATTTCCGACCGACGATGGGGAGTTCGACGTGGTCTACGCTCGCGACGAGACCCGCGTCTTTCAGAGCGCGAGCACGATCAAGCTCCCCGTTCTTTACGCCCTCTACGAACGATACGACGGCCAACTCGACGAACTCGACCGACCCTGTCCGCTCTCCTCGGAGAACCGCGTCGGTGGAAGCGGATTGTTGCACTTACTCGACGCGACGCCGACCCTCGAAGACCTCGCCGCGGCCATGATATCGGTCAGCGACAACGCCGCGACGAACCAACTCATCGACCACCTCGGCATCGAATCGGTGAACGACGAGGCGGCCCGACTCGGCATGGAGCGAACCCGCCTCGCGCGAAAGATGATGGCGACGCTGGAGGAGACGGACTTCGAGGAGTTCGACGTCGACATTCCGGACGACGAACCGACGAACGCCACGACGCCGCTCGACTGCGCCCGGTTCTTTGCCGATTTCGTTCGTCGGAGGACGCTCTCGACCGAGGCGTACGAGCGAATGCGAGTCCCGCTCAGTGCACAAAAGGACACGTCGATGATTCCGCGGTACCTTCCCTACGAAACCGAAATCGCCCACAAAACCGGGTGGCTTCCGACCGCCGCGTTGGATACCGGAGTCCTATCGGTCCCCGACCGGAACGAACCGCTCGTGTTTTCGGTGTTCATCGACGGCGTCGGTTCGGTGGACGGCGAAAACGGGGACGCCCGTCAGAACGGTGCCGACGCGGCGGACGCCATCGCGGAAATCGGCGACGCCGTGTTCACGTGGCTGGGATGA
- a CDS encoding ABC transporter substrate-binding protein: MTEKPKYSWNRRRFLTVSALGGVTAIAGCGGKSTTGDGSGGAGTSDGGNTNTNSGSDDGNGNSNAKKGGTFVNVAPEQATTLDPRMNELAWANGMMHYLFDGLLAMKPDGSELVPHLAKELPKQQDDTTFTVPLKEGVKFHNGAELTADDVEYSFSWVLDSDNKSTNQENLSFVDSVEKSGDMEVTFNLKHPYALFEQTLAGMNAAIVPKKYASDKGQKKFSRKPVGTGPFKLKNWQAGSSLTLERFDDYFIDAPNLKQLKYRVIPESDTAFFELASGGVQQASVPEKLLGNAQSKKNLKIKRISQFDYNGLIFNAKHEPFDNRKVREAMQYLVDYDAMLKVTKGELGKRTYGYMPTEVNKAWDFPWQEWKKKYFPKKDHDKAKQLLKEAGYGDGFEVDLPTAASGKFKNMAIMLQNEMENVGIKANVREITIGQWLDLLDNGKYDVTFYGWSGGQDPDGFFYYLFRDPQNDDSPVPDDYVGNASAGMLYQAYPDSKKLQDADAKIRKARTLQDRDKRRKLYIDIAETFQSEYPHIQVYSEQSATAWNTSVKDYDPTAYVAQPLCNEWSNSWLSN, encoded by the coding sequence ATGACAGAAAAACCAAAATATTCGTGGAACCGGCGGCGGTTTTTGACGGTGAGTGCCCTTGGCGGAGTGACGGCCATCGCAGGATGTGGCGGGAAGAGCACGACCGGAGACGGCTCAGGCGGTGCCGGGACTTCCGACGGTGGTAACACGAATACGAACAGCGGCAGCGACGACGGCAACGGCAACAGCAACGCGAAGAAGGGCGGGACGTTCGTCAACGTCGCACCCGAACAGGCGACGACCCTCGACCCGCGGATGAACGAACTCGCATGGGCGAACGGGATGATGCACTACCTCTTCGACGGGTTGCTGGCCATGAAACCCGACGGGAGCGAACTCGTCCCGCACCTCGCAAAGGAACTCCCGAAACAGCAGGACGACACGACGTTCACCGTCCCGCTCAAAGAGGGCGTCAAGTTCCACAACGGGGCCGAACTCACCGCCGACGACGTGGAGTACTCGTTCAGTTGGGTGCTCGACTCCGACAACAAATCCACGAATCAGGAGAACCTCTCCTTTGTCGATAGCGTCGAGAAATCGGGTGACATGGAGGTTACGTTCAACCTCAAGCACCCCTACGCGTTGTTCGAACAGACGCTGGCGGGCATGAACGCCGCCATCGTTCCGAAGAAGTACGCGAGCGACAAGGGCCAGAAGAAGTTCTCCCGGAAACCCGTCGGCACCGGGCCGTTCAAACTCAAGAACTGGCAGGCCGGGTCTTCGCTCACCCTCGAACGCTTCGACGATTACTTCATCGACGCGCCGAACCTCAAACAGCTCAAATATCGCGTCATCCCCGAGTCAGATACCGCGTTCTTCGAACTCGCGAGCGGGGGCGTTCAGCAGGCGTCGGTTCCCGAAAAGCTGCTCGGGAATGCCCAGAGCAAAAAGAACCTGAAGATAAAGCGTATCTCGCAGTTCGACTACAACGGTCTCATCTTCAACGCGAAGCACGAACCGTTCGACAACCGCAAGGTGCGCGAAGCGATGCAGTACCTCGTCGATTACGACGCGATGCTGAAGGTGACGAAGGGGGAACTCGGCAAGCGCACCTACGGGTACATGCCGACGGAGGTCAACAAGGCGTGGGACTTCCCGTGGCAGGAATGGAAGAAGAAGTACTTCCCGAAAAAGGACCACGATAAGGCGAAACAACTGCTCAAAGAGGCGGGATACGGCGACGGCTTCGAGGTTGACCTGCCGACCGCCGCCTCTGGGAAGTTCAAGAACATGGCCATCATGCTCCAGAACGAGATGGAGAACGTGGGGATCAAAGCCAACGTTCGGGAGATCACCATCGGCCAGTGGCTCGACCTGCTCGACAACGGCAAGTACGACGTGACGTTCTACGGCTGGTCCGGCGGGCAGGACCCGGACGGGTTCTTCTACTACCTGTTCCGCGACCCGCAGAACGACGACAGCCCGGTTCCGGACGATTACGTCGGCAACGCCTCCGCCGGAATGCTCTACCAAGCCTATCCGGACAGCAAGAAGCTACAGGACGCCGACGCGAAGATTCGCAAGGCGCGCACACTACAGGACCGGGACAAGCGTCGGAAACTGTACATCGACATCGCGGAGACGTTCCAGTCCGAGTATCCGCACATTCAGGTGTACTCGGAACAGTCCGCGACCGCGTGGAACACGTCGGTGAAGGACTACGACCCGACGGCCTACGTCGCCCAACCCCTCTGCAACGAGTGGTCGAACTCCTGGCTTAGCAACTAA
- a CDS encoding ABC transporter permease — MSMYRYTVRRILQIIPVLLGVFTLTFVMMHSLPGNPVKIYLGLNPSKELADQLIHQYGFDQPLWKQYLDYLSRVLHGNLGESFMLKRPVVDLMLERIGPTFTLMGLSYVIALPISILLGIYAASRHNELGDHVSRFVGLAGLSTPNFWLGLMLMFIVAVKLQWLPVSGYVPFAQAPVESAKRLVMPVITLSTAMTATLMRMTRSSMVEELSQDYVQTARAYGLPERRILLKHSFRNALLPLVTIIGLQLSFLLDGSVITEKIFAIPGMGRLFLSGLLNKDYGVVMGMTLTFALLFLVGVLLTDLVYAYIDPRIKYD, encoded by the coding sequence ATGAGCATGTACCGATACACCGTCCGGCGGATTTTGCAGATAATTCCCGTTCTGCTGGGCGTTTTCACGCTGACGTTCGTAATGATGCACTCCCTGCCGGGCAACCCAGTCAAGATCTATCTCGGGTTGAACCCGAGCAAGGAACTCGCGGACCAACTCATCCACCAGTACGGTTTCGATCAACCGCTGTGGAAGCAGTACCTCGACTACCTCAGCAGGGTTCTTCACGGCAACCTCGGCGAGTCGTTCATGCTGAAACGACCCGTCGTCGACTTGATGCTGGAGCGCATCGGTCCCACGTTCACCCTGATGGGACTGTCGTACGTCATCGCGCTCCCCATCTCGATCCTGCTCGGTATTTATGCAGCCTCGCGGCACAACGAACTCGGCGACCACGTCTCCCGATTCGTGGGGCTGGCGGGGCTTTCGACACCAAACTTCTGGTTGGGGCTGATGCTGATGTTCATCGTCGCAGTCAAGTTGCAGTGGCTCCCGGTGTCCGGGTACGTGCCCTTCGCACAGGCCCCGGTCGAGTCCGCAAAACGGCTCGTCATGCCGGTCATCACGCTCTCGACCGCGATGACCGCGACGTTGATGCGGATGACGCGTTCCAGCATGGTCGAGGAGCTATCACAGGATTACGTCCAGACGGCGCGGGCATATGGCCTTCCCGAGCGGCGAATTCTGCTCAAACACTCGTTCAGGAACGCGCTGTTGCCGCTCGTCACCATCATCGGACTGCAGTTGTCCTTCCTGCTGGACGGCAGCGTCATCACCGAGAAGATCTTCGCCATTCCGGGCATGGGTCGGTTGTTCTTATCGGGCCTCCTGAACAAGGACTACGGTGTCGTCATGGGAATGACCTTGACGTTCGCGCTCTTGTTCCTGGTGGGCGTCCTGCTGACCGATCTCGTCTATGCGTACATCGACCCGCGGATAAAATACGACTGA
- a CDS encoding ABC transporter permease: MSTNQPVTESGIDTESRLRGTLRELRYSPTAIAGAIMVGILVVLAIFSTIDIVIFDRHLITALLADPHAQDPLHIDAAPSLTHPMGTDNFGRDILARIIYGSRIALAIGVISVGISFLGGIACGATAAYFGGRIDDIIMRLLEVLYSIPGLILAMTLMAIMGPSVYNLFLAYGVIGIPAYARVMRSEVLSLREEEYVEAARAAGLPTRTILFREIVPNGLAAVLVQATLSMGGVIIGAAALSFLGFGVQPPTASWGRMLSNSREAMIIAPWITIFPGLMIFFTVMGFNMLGDGLRDAMDPKTTLWKADWDELGDDFLPTENSRDEPEPITENPATDGGTETEKWEELDRNDETDGGKR; encoded by the coding sequence ATGAGTACGAATCAACCAGTTACCGAGAGTGGAATCGACACCGAAAGTCGCCTACGGGGAACACTTCGGGAGCTACGGTACAGTCCGACCGCCATTGCGGGAGCCATAATGGTCGGCATCCTCGTCGTACTGGCGATATTCTCGACCATCGACATCGTGATCTTCGACAGACATTTAATCACCGCACTCCTCGCCGATCCGCACGCGCAAGATCCGCTACATATCGACGCAGCACCGTCGCTCACCCACCCGATGGGGACCGACAATTTCGGCAGGGATATACTGGCACGGATAATCTACGGCAGTCGAATCGCGCTCGCCATCGGCGTCATCTCCGTCGGGATCAGTTTCCTCGGCGGAATCGCCTGCGGTGCGACGGCAGCGTACTTCGGGGGTAGAATCGACGACATCATCATGCGACTACTGGAGGTTCTGTACTCGATTCCGGGTCTCATCCTCGCCATGACGCTGATGGCCATCATGGGACCGAGCGTGTACAACCTCTTTCTCGCCTACGGCGTCATCGGCATTCCCGCGTACGCCCGCGTGATGCGCTCGGAAGTACTCTCCCTTCGGGAGGAGGAGTACGTCGAAGCGGCACGCGCCGCCGGACTGCCCACCCGAACCATCCTCTTCCGCGAAATCGTCCCGAACGGGTTGGCCGCGGTGCTCGTCCAAGCCACACTCTCGATGGGCGGCGTCATCATCGGCGCGGCGGCACTGTCGTTCCTCGGATTCGGCGTCCAACCCCCGACGGCGTCGTGGGGTCGGATGCTGAGCAACTCGCGGGAAGCCATGATCATCGCGCCGTGGATTACGATCTTCCCCGGTCTGATGATATTTTTCACCGTGATGGGCTTCAACATGCTCGGTGACGGCTTGCGGGACGCGATGGACCCGAAAACGACGCTCTGGAAGGCGGATTGGGACGAACTCGGCGACGACTTCCTGCCCACGGAAAACTCGCGCGACGAACCCGAACCGATCACCGAAAACCCCGCCACGGACGGCGGAACGGAGACGGAGAAATGGGAAGAACTGGATAGGAACGACGAAACCGACGGAGGTAAGCGATGA
- a CDS encoding ABC transporter ATP-binding protein — protein sequence MSLLEVENLRTYFYTQSGIVQAVDGVSFEVEKGETIGLVGESGAGKSVTVKSLLGLINPPGKVVDGSVRFDGRELTDCTERELRQEVRGSEISFVFQDPMSALNPVFTVGNQIAEVVEYHTDCTDKEARQRAIELLDDVGIPDPEQRVDQYPHEFSGGMRQRALIAMALSCNPKLIIADEPTTALDVTIQAQILDLFDDIQDKYDTSVVYVTHDMGVVREVCDRVAVMYLGKVVEQAPYEELYRNPKHPYTQALLRSVVRPDQRVDDLNPIQGTVPSAIDPPSGCRFRTRCPVAIDDCSKIEPPRIDVGPNHDSACLLYKEGYGAEEPRLHEEARRGRP from the coding sequence ATGAGCTTGCTCGAAGTCGAGAATCTTCGAACGTACTTCTACACGCAAAGCGGAATCGTGCAGGCAGTCGATGGCGTCAGCTTCGAGGTCGAGAAGGGCGAGACCATCGGCCTCGTCGGCGAGAGCGGGGCCGGGAAGAGCGTGACGGTGAAGAGCCTGCTCGGCCTCATCAACCCGCCCGGCAAGGTGGTCGATGGCTCCGTCCGGTTCGACGGACGCGAGTTGACCGACTGCACCGAGCGCGAACTTCGACAGGAGGTCCGCGGCAGCGAGATATCGTTCGTCTTCCAGGACCCGATGTCGGCCCTGAACCCCGTCTTCACCGTCGGAAATCAGATCGCCGAAGTCGTCGAGTACCACACCGACTGTACCGACAAGGAGGCCCGACAACGGGCCATCGAACTGCTGGACGACGTCGGAATACCCGACCCGGAACAGCGGGTCGATCAGTACCCGCACGAGTTCTCGGGCGGGATGCGCCAGCGCGCCCTCATCGCCATGGCGTTGTCGTGCAACCCGAAACTCATCATCGCGGACGAACCGACGACGGCGCTCGACGTGACGATCCAGGCCCAAATCCTCGACCTGTTCGACGACATCCAAGACAAGTACGACACGAGCGTCGTCTACGTCACTCACGACATGGGCGTCGTCCGTGAGGTCTGTGACCGCGTCGCCGTGATGTATCTCGGCAAGGTGGTCGAGCAGGCCCCCTACGAGGAACTGTACCGCAATCCGAAACATCCGTATACGCAAGCGCTCCTGCGGTCGGTCGTCCGCCCCGACCAGCGCGTGGACGACTTGAATCCCATCCAGGGAACGGTGCCGAGCGCGATAGATCCACCCTCCGGCTGTCGGTTCCGCACGCGATGTCCCGTCGCCATCGATGACTGTTCGAAAATCGAGCCGCCGCGTATCGACGTGGGTCCGAACCACGATTCGGCGTGTCTGCTCTACAAGGAGGGATACGGTGCCGAGGAGCCACGACTGCACGAGGAAGCACGACGGGGGAGACCATGA
- a CDS encoding ABC transporter ATP-binding protein: MSQHVQQRPKARGEPLLRVENLTKHFPVNTGFISSLRWNSEGGFPLTFDDESVKAVNGVSFDLYPGETLGIVGESGCGKSTLARTLLGLTDPTDGVVEFQGTRTTSFDSDAKREFRRNAQIVFQDPMSSLNPRRKVGSIIADPLEAAGWDPADRRERVVELLDQVGLTEEHYGRYPHEFSGGQRQRINLARALSINPDLVVADEPVSGLDMSVQAQILSLMQDIQDEYDLTYLFITHDLSVVRNVADRVAVMYLGDFVETGPVDRLFTEPHHPYTRALLDAVPNPDPDTRGVESKLVGDVPSPSNPPSGCKFHTRCPDIIVPEPFTRETFREYMDLKSDVAEESLRTEAEPAAVRSEYFEHDPPAGVEKTVQRAVSEAADGNWDDASDTLNEYQSPCETDVPKLESVGDDQLSACHLDADEREPFSW, from the coding sequence ATGAGTCAACACGTACAACAACGGCCGAAAGCGCGGGGCGAACCGCTGCTCAGGGTTGAAAACCTGACGAAACATTTCCCGGTGAACACCGGGTTCATCAGCTCACTCCGGTGGAACTCCGAGGGCGGATTTCCGCTGACGTTTGACGACGAGAGCGTCAAAGCGGTCAACGGCGTGAGCTTCGACCTCTACCCCGGCGAAACGCTGGGAATCGTCGGCGAATCCGGGTGCGGAAAATCGACGCTCGCACGAACCCTTCTGGGACTGACCGACCCGACTGACGGCGTCGTGGAGTTCCAGGGAACGCGAACCACGTCGTTCGATTCGGACGCGAAGCGCGAGTTCCGGCGGAACGCACAGATCGTGTTTCAGGACCCGATGAGCAGCCTCAATCCCCGAAGAAAGGTCGGCAGCATCATCGCCGACCCGCTGGAGGCCGCCGGGTGGGACCCGGCGGACCGCCGGGAGCGCGTCGTGGAACTGCTCGACCAGGTCGGACTCACGGAGGAACACTACGGACGGTATCCGCACGAGTTCTCCGGCGGACAGCGCCAGCGAATCAACCTCGCACGGGCGCTTTCGATCAACCCGGACCTCGTCGTCGCCGACGAACCCGTGAGCGGCCTCGACATGAGCGTGCAGGCCCAAATCCTCTCGCTCATGCAGGACATTCAGGACGAGTACGACCTGACCTACCTGTTCATCACCCACGACCTGAGCGTCGTCCGCAACGTCGCCGACCGCGTGGCGGTGATGTATCTCGGCGACTTCGTGGAAACCGGGCCGGTTGACCGACTGTTCACGGAGCCACACCACCCCTACACCCGCGCGCTCCTGGACGCGGTTCCAAACCCCGACCCGGACACGCGCGGTGTCGAATCGAAACTCGTCGGGGACGTTCCGAGCCCGAGCAATCCCCCATCCGGCTGTAAGTTCCACACGCGCTGTCCCGACATCATCGTCCCCGAGCCGTTCACCCGCGAGACGTTCCGCGAGTACATGGACCTCAAAAGCGACGTCGCCGAGGAATCCCTTCGGACGGAGGCCGAACCCGCCGCCGTCCGCTCGGAGTACTTCGAGCACGACCCACCGGCGGGCGTCGAGAAGACGGTTCAGCGTGCCGTTTCGGAAGCGGCCGACGGAAACTGGGACGACGCGTCCGACACGTTGAACGAGTATCAGTCGCCGTGCGAAACCGACGTGCCGAAACTGGAATCCGTGGGTGACGACCAACTCTCGGCCTGCCACCTCGACGCCGACGAACGGGAACCGTTCTCGTGGTGA
- the dacB gene encoding D-alanyl-D-alanine carboxypeptidase/D-alanyl-D-alanine-endopeptidase, which produces MTGLDTGSFGTSILVRELGGTGLAARNPDVPLPPASNTKLLTTALALHYLTPGYRFETHVTRVGDSLVLSGRGNPSLSGEELTTLADAVRDAGIDSVTDIVADVAWFDGESRGPGWMWEDGQYGYGAESTPLALDRNLVSVTVSGTDVELTPNTDEIEYATEFDESADELRVFRDLTTETIRIGGKPTDAPQTETVPVGNPVRHCLLAFRDALETAGVAHTGELGIARNQTSGERIAAVKSPPVADLVREMNVPSDNFLAEGLARTVARDVRGEGSWEAWETVVRDFLEERGASKFRIRDGSGLSRYNLISARGMVETLDWVADQPWSEVFFESLPTAGEGTLETRFPNTESEIRAKTGTLTGSRTLSGIVRREGEPDVVFSVLLGGLVGEDEEYARNRIDEFVRELVE; this is translated from the coding sequence ATGACCGGTCTCGATACGGGATCGTTCGGAACGAGCATCCTCGTCCGCGAACTCGGCGGAACCGGCCTCGCGGCACGCAACCCGGACGTTCCGCTCCCGCCAGCCTCGAACACGAAACTGCTCACGACAGCGCTCGCGCTGCACTATCTCACCCCGGGCTACCGCTTCGAGACACACGTCACCCGTGTCGGGGACTCGCTCGTCCTCTCCGGCCGTGGAAACCCGTCGCTCTCGGGGGAGGAACTGACGACGCTCGCCGACGCGGTGCGGGATGCGGGCATCGACTCCGTGACGGACATCGTCGCCGACGTGGCGTGGTTCGACGGGGAGTCCCGCGGTCCGGGATGGATGTGGGAGGACGGACAGTACGGGTACGGCGCGGAGAGCACCCCGCTCGCACTCGACCGAAATTTAGTCTCGGTGACGGTGTCCGGCACCGACGTCGAACTCACGCCGAACACGGACGAAATCGAATACGCGACCGAGTTCGACGAGTCCGCCGACGAACTTCGGGTGTTCCGTGACCTCACGACCGAAACGATCCGAATCGGGGGAAAACCGACGGACGCGCCGCAGACGGAAACCGTTCCGGTCGGGAACCCGGTTCGCCACTGCCTGTTGGCGTTTCGTGACGCGCTCGAAACGGCGGGGGTGGCTCACACCGGAGAACTCGGCATCGCCCGAAACCAGACCTCCGGCGAGCGGATCGCGGCGGTGAAATCACCGCCGGTCGCCGACCTCGTCCGCGAGATGAACGTCCCGTCGGACAATTTCCTCGCCGAAGGACTCGCCCGAACCGTCGCCCGCGACGTTCGTGGAGAGGGGTCGTGGGAGGCGTGGGAAACCGTCGTTCGGGATTTCCTCGAAGAACGAGGCGCTAGTAAGTTCCGCATCCGGGACGGGTCCGGTCTCTCCCGCTACAACCTGATTTCGGCCCGAGGAATGGTCGAAACCCTCGACTGGGTTGCCGACCAACCGTGGTCCGAGGTCTTTTTCGAATCGCTTCCGACCGCGGGTGAGGGGACGTTGGAGACCCGGTTTCCGAATACGGAGTCCGAAATCCGAGCGAAGACCGGAACCCTGACCGGCAGTCGAACGCTCTCCGGAATCGTTCGCAGGGAGGGCGAACCGGACGTGGTGTTCTCAGTCCTTCTCGGCGGATTGGTCGGCGAGGACGAGGAGTACGCACGGAACCGAATCGACGAGTTCGTGCGCGAACTCGTCGAGTAA
- a CDS encoding M55 family metallopeptidase, whose translation MKVFISADMEGITGIADPLDVVRGEANYPAGRELMVGDVNAAIEGALAGGADEVLVNDSHSSMTNLPRDSVHEAARLIRGGTKPWSMMQGLTEDHDVACFVGYHAKAGTERAVLNHTYYGQVLVSLRVNDEEVGELGWNAGLAASLGVPVGLVTGDDATEAEAIDRLETVETAVVKDGIDRFTADCLPPEDARHRIREGAKRAVRRASTFEQPIPDEPVAIEVDWAATNQAASAAAIPSVERVAGRTTRVEADAYVEAFEASVAMLHGGGAGRNEFYG comes from the coding sequence ATGAAGGTCTTCATTTCGGCCGATATGGAAGGCATCACCGGCATCGCCGACCCGCTCGACGTGGTGCGAGGGGAAGCGAACTATCCCGCCGGACGGGAACTCATGGTCGGCGACGTGAACGCCGCCATCGAGGGCGCGCTCGCTGGCGGTGCCGACGAGGTGCTGGTCAACGACTCCCATTCCTCGATGACGAACCTTCCCCGTGATTCGGTCCACGAAGCAGCGCGCCTGATCCGCGGCGGGACGAAACCGTGGTCGATGATGCAGGGACTCACCGAGGACCACGACGTCGCCTGCTTCGTCGGTTACCACGCGAAGGCCGGGACGGAGCGCGCCGTCCTCAACCACACCTACTACGGACAGGTGCTCGTCTCGCTCCGCGTGAACGACGAGGAGGTCGGCGAACTGGGCTGGAACGCCGGACTCGCCGCCTCGCTCGGCGTTCCGGTCGGTCTCGTGACGGGCGACGATGCGACCGAAGCCGAGGCTATCGACCGGTTGGAAACCGTCGAAACCGCCGTCGTCAAGGACGGTATCGACCGCTTCACGGCGGATTGCTTGCCCCCCGAGGACGCACGCCACCGGATTCGAGAGGGTGCGAAGCGAGCGGTTCGCCGCGCATCGACGTTCGAACAGCCGATTCCCGACGAACCGGTTGCTATCGAGGTCGATTGGGCGGCCACGAACCAAGCCGCCAGCGCGGCGGCAATTCCGTCGGTCGAACGCGTCGCTGGCCGGACGACCCGCGTCGAGGCGGACGCGTACGTCGAGGCGTTCGAAGCCTCCGTGGCGATGCTCCACGGCGGCGGCGCTGGGCGAAACGAGTTTTACGGGTAG